The Calothrix sp. PCC 7507 DNA segment CAACTTCATAGAATCGCAGTTTTTGGACTAAGCCAAAGCGATCGCGTAGTGGTGAAGTTAAAGCCCCGACACGAGTTGTTGCCCCCACCAAGGTAAATTTTGATAGTGGTAAACTCCGAATACGAGCGCTGGAACCTTTGCCAATGGTAATATCCAATCGATAATCTTCCATAGCCGGATAGAGAATTTCTTCAGTCATTCGCGAGAGGCGATGAATTTCATCAACAAACAGCACATCCCCTGGCTTTAAGTTCACTAGTAGCCCTACAATATCCCGTGGACGTTCCAGTGCTGCCGCACTAGTAATTTTGTAGTTTACTCCCATCTCCGATGCTAAAATCATTGCCATTGTTGTTTTACCCAATCCAGGCGGCCCATACAGCAGCAAGTGATCCAACACTTCATTCCTTGACTTGGCTGCTTTGATGGCAATATCCAGCACATCTTTTAAGTCTTTTTGCCCAATGTAATCAGCAAATCGCTGTGGTCGAATACTTTCTTCTTGTTTACCTTGTTCATCAGTAGCAGCTTCAGCTTGCAAAAGGTCTGGACTAGGAGAAGGTTTCGCCGACTCTGGATGTTGCTTTGGTTCTCCGTTGGGGTCTTGAGGCTGTTTTTTCGAGGAGATAATCGCCATAATTCAGCTATCAACTTTGACTTGAGGACTGGATCAGCGCCATCTTGGCGGTAAAAGTGAGAATAATCACGGCTGTGGAAATTTTCGGTGGAAAATACACAAGCCAATTTAAAATTTAAATTCCGGACAATTACCCACTAGAGCAAAAATTATTATGCTATCTAAAAGAATCTTACCGTGCTTAGATGTGAAGGCGGGACGGGTTGTCAAAGGAGTTAACTTTGTTAACCTCCAGGATGCAGGTGATCCGGTAGAACTGGCGAAGGTTTATAACGAAGCTGGTGCTGATGAGTTAGTATTTCTAGATATTACGGCGACTCATGAAGATCGCGATACAATTATAGATGTGGTGTACCGCACTGCAGAGCAGGTCTTTATTCCGTTAACTGTGGGTGGTGGGATTCAATCCTTAGAAAATGTTAAAGGTTTGTTACGAGCGGGAGCAGACAAGGTTAGTATTAACTCCGCAGCAGTACGTGAACCAGACTTCATTAATCGGGCAAGCGATCGCTTTGGTAATCAATGCATAGTTGTTGCTATTGATGCTAGGCGCAGAATTGACCCTAATAATCCAGGCTGGGACGTGTATGTGCGAGGCGGTAGAGAAAATACAGGCAAAGATGCTTTACTTTGGGCGAAAGAAGTGGAAAAGCGCGGGGCTGGTGAATTGCTTGTAACAAGTATGGACGCCGACGGCACTCAAGCCGGTTATGACTTAAATTTGACAAAATCCATTGCTGATGCTGTACAAATTCCTGTGATCGCCTCTGGTGGCGCAGGTACTTGTGAACACATCCACGCCGCACTCACTGAAGGGAAAGCAGAAGCGGCTTTATTAGCATCGCAGTTACATTACGGACAATTAAGCGTGGCGCAAATCAAAAACTATCTGCGCGATCGCTCCATACCAGTACGCATGTTCCCCTAATTTAACCCCAATTTAAGATTTATCCTAATGCACATCTATCTCTGGTTAGAGACACTTGCTCAAAACAGTGTTAATATTAGTTAACAAGTATGAATAAATATTAAGAAATATGTTGATACCTATTTTATTATTTGATGTGGCGCTGGTGGCTTGGTCACTGCACCTAATGGAAAAAGCCTTCGAGCATAAAGAATTTTCGCTCATGTTAGCTGGCACTTTGGTTGCCCTGGCAGCCGCCGCCATGCTAGTAGTTTACTTTCTGATGGGGCACTGTATGAGCTATTTGTTGCAAGTGTCTTAAATAAAAGAGTCAAGTTGACAAATCACCAATTATTAAAGTATAGTCAGTAACGCACTGTAAGGGGTTATAGCTCAGTTGGTAGAGCGCTGCAATGGCATTGCAGAGGTCAGCGGTTCGAACCCGCTTAGCTCCACTTTTCCCTCAAACGTCTGAATCACGGATTAGACGGATTACAGGATTACACAGATTACAGGATTACAGGATTACACAAAGTAAAAATCTGTGTAATCCATTAATCCCTAAAAATCCGTGATCCGGATTACAATCTCTTAAAATATTTCTTTTTCACCTTCCCGTATATCCGTTGTGTAAGTAATTTAGCAACACGCATCCTCGTCAAACTCTTGATATTAGATGGATGATGAATTTTGTGATCAAAAAATTCGTTTAATTCAGCCAATATTACCTGTAACCGCTGCATAATATTTTCATAGCGATACTCTGCAAAAAATTGTTCAGATAAATTAAACGTGACTGAAGATTTCAGCACCTTCAGAATACGTTGAACATCATATTCTTGAGAATATCCAGCAATTTTATAACAATTAAATCCTGGATCTAAATAGTCAGCAAGTCCACTGTTAATGCTAGAAAATACCTGACAGCCACAAGCGAGGGCTTCTAACGGCTGCAGCCCAAATCCTTCACTAACTCCTTGTTGTGCCCAGTATTCAGCCGAGTCATAAAGATAAACCTTAGCTCGATTGAATAGTCCTGGTAAGTCTTCTACATAAGAATCAACAACCAAGACATTACACAGTTTCTGCAATGCCGGAATCAAATCTTTGATTAAATATTCCGAAGATTTGCGAGCCTGAATTAAAACATCAATATCTCGCTCTAAATGCAAATTTGCAAATTCATTACTAATTTGATTCGGCAAATAATAAATCAGAGAATGTGGAGATAGTTGTCCCCAATATCCCATTGTATGGCGGCTAACCGTAATAATTGGAATGCTCGCAGGCAAGCGAAATTTATAACCAGCGCTGTGAGCATGATAAACAACATTGTATTGCTTGAGCTTGGCAGTAAGTTGAGCTACATCAAACCCCCAACTTAAAACAAAAATTACATCGTCTAAATTTTTTTCTTGAAGCAAGTCATCGATAAAAAGTTTGTCTTTTTCCCGTTGACGATAAGTGACGATATCCGCACTACAAATCTGCTGAACTAAACTAACTGTTTTTAACTCTGCCCACAGTCCACCACAGGCAAATTTACCATCTGTTCCAGGAAGTAAAAAGTAAAGCTTTCTCATAAATATTGGGGATTGGGGACTGGGGACTGGGGACTGGGGACTGGGGATTGGGGATTGGGCATTGATTATTCTCTTCATCTCCCTCATCTCCCCTTGCCCCCTCCCTCTTAACTACTCTCGCCAGCATAACTTGACAAAATGCCCATGTCTTCCCCAAACATCCCGCGTCAAAGTAATATTTTCTACGGCTAAGTTAAAGGGGATAGCAGTTGTGAGATATCGCTGTGCTATGGAACCTAAATCAGGTGCAATTTCAGCTGCTGTCGTAGCAGCTAATCCCAAACCAATTAGTTGTTCAACTGGTCGAAATGGTAGCAAAAGATGCACACCCACAGCTAACCCAGCTGTTAGGAGCATGGCGACTGATAAATTAGTGCCACAACGGGGATGTACTGCCAAATCCCACTCTCCACTGGTAAGACGATGTAAAGCCAGCGAAACTGCACGTCGTAAATCACTGATATTTACTTCACCATAAAGATAAAATCCCTGTTCCGTGGATAAGCCGCTGAGTAGTTCGTTATCAATTTGAACGTTCGTGGCATCTTCACTGAGAACCCAAACAGTAGCATGTTCTAGGGCGTGAACTTGACGTAGCATTAAAATTTCTTGTAACCCTGGGATAAACGATAACTGCTGAAGTAAATCAGTATCTTGGGTGGGCTGGGGAAAGTCTGTGGGTTTGTCACCTCCACTGAGAACTTTCCGAGATAGAGAGGTGATGAAATCAAAGCCAAAAAAATCAACGGAAGATGAATCACCTTGAAAAGAAGCAGAAGTACTCATGGGAACACTGCTCCCTCAGCCGATGGAGCAACATAGATTTCTTTCAAATGTAGCGCTTGAGGCAAAAAATTATTGCTAATTTTTATTGTTGATTTAGATAAATATCTGCTGAACAAAGAGGATATTTCCCGCTGATAAAACTAGAATAAAATTTTACCAACGGGAAAAGACAGCCTCTTATCATAACCAATAGCCCAGTACTCCTTTCTGGTTGATTTTGACGCTGATGAAGATTCGTGGTAGAAGTTGACGCTGCAAACAAAGGTTGAAGAGGAGAATCATTAGTAAATCGTCAAAATTTGCTTGGCTGTAGACCAAAAGCAATTAACGTTATACTGGACGCGCTCAATTGCTACTTGTCTAATCGTTCTGGTTGGGCAGAAGACAACAATTAACATCATTCAGGCAAACTTTGCCCCATTGTAAAGCCCAGCGCACGAGTGCTACTCGGTTTTCTGTCTGGGTTTTAGTAAGAATATTGCTGATATGGTTATCAACTGTGCGTTTACTAATTTCCAGTTTTCCTGCAATATCTTGGTTAGTTAAGCCAGTGGCCACTAAGTCAATAATTTGCAGTTCTCTGTCTGACAGACTAACAGGGGTCTGAGACTCGCCACCAGCCATGACTTATTCTCTCCTCCGGTATATGTACTCAATCGCTCTCTCTAATTCTAGAAGATTCTTCTGTTGGTGGGCGTTTCCAGTGTTAGCAGAAATACGATCGCTATTATTTTCTTTTTATTTCCGATTTGTAGTTATGTCAGCTACAAATTACTAGTATTAAACATGATGTTTTTATCAATACAAACAAAAAACTTCATTACTGAGGTGAAGGATGTGGCGATCGCCAGCATTTATCGCTGTTAACAGGCTTGAAAGTCTTTTAGTGCAAGGATTTGTTGCTCAGTTTATGTCCTCATCTATTTGATCACTGCTATAAATCCCATATTCTAGGAATCAGGCGGTAAATATGCATACTCAAAAATCCCAGACTGCGAAGAATGTCTTGATTGTTGGAGGAGGGCC contains these protein-coding regions:
- the ruvB gene encoding Holliday junction branch migration DNA helicase RuvB; the encoded protein is MAIISSKKQPQDPNGEPKQHPESAKPSPSPDLLQAEAATDEQGKQEESIRPQRFADYIGQKDLKDVLDIAIKAAKSRNEVLDHLLLYGPPGLGKTTMAMILASEMGVNYKITSAAALERPRDIVGLLVNLKPGDVLFVDEIHRLSRMTEEILYPAMEDYRLDITIGKGSSARIRSLPLSKFTLVGATTRVGALTSPLRDRFGLVQKLRFYEVDELCQIVLRTAQLLQTPIAEDGATEIARRSRGTPRIANRLLKRVRDYAAVKSSGEINASVASEALQLFQVDPCGLDWTDRKMLSVIIEQFNGGPVGLETIAVVTGEDTQTIEEVYEPYLMQIGYLSRTSRGRVATKAAYKHLGFTPPSGQMSLL
- a CDS encoding DUF6391 domain-containing protein, which codes for MSTSASFQGDSSSVDFFGFDFITSLSRKVLSGGDKPTDFPQPTQDTDLLQQLSFIPGLQEILMLRQVHALEHATVWVLSEDATNVQIDNELLSGLSTEQGFYLYGEVNISDLRRAVSLALHRLTSGEWDLAVHPRCGTNLSVAMLLTAGLAVGVHLLLPFRPVEQLIGLGLAATTAAEIAPDLGSIAQRYLTTAIPFNLAVENITLTRDVWGRHGHFVKLCWRE
- the hisF gene encoding imidazole glycerol phosphate synthase subunit HisF; this encodes MLSKRILPCLDVKAGRVVKGVNFVNLQDAGDPVELAKVYNEAGADELVFLDITATHEDRDTIIDVVYRTAEQVFIPLTVGGGIQSLENVKGLLRAGADKVSINSAAVREPDFINRASDRFGNQCIVVAIDARRRIDPNNPGWDVYVRGGRENTGKDALLWAKEVEKRGAGELLVTSMDADGTQAGYDLNLTKSIADAVQIPVIASGGAGTCEHIHAALTEGKAEAALLASQLHYGQLSVAQIKNYLRDRSIPVRMFP
- a CDS encoding glycosyltransferase; protein product: MRKLYFLLPGTDGKFACGGLWAELKTVSLVQQICSADIVTYRQREKDKLFIDDLLQEKNLDDVIFVLSWGFDVAQLTAKLKQYNVVYHAHSAGYKFRLPASIPIITVSRHTMGYWGQLSPHSLIYYLPNQISNEFANLHLERDIDVLIQARKSSEYLIKDLIPALQKLCNVLVVDSYVEDLPGLFNRAKVYLYDSAEYWAQQGVSEGFGLQPLEALACGCQVFSSINSGLADYLDPGFNCYKIAGYSQEYDVQRILKVLKSSVTFNLSEQFFAEYRYENIMQRLQVILAELNEFFDHKIHHPSNIKSLTRMRVAKLLTQRIYGKVKKKYFKRL
- a CDS encoding helix-turn-helix transcriptional regulator, yielding MAGGESQTPVSLSDRELQIIDLVATGLTNQDIAGKLEISKRTVDNHISNILTKTQTENRVALVRWALQWGKVCLNDVNCCLLPNQND